One region of Verrucomicrobiales bacterium genomic DNA includes:
- a CDS encoding enoyl-ACP reductase has product MTLLSGKIGVVFGVANKRSIAWAIAQAWHKAGAQLAFTYQGERLKENVEELASTFGADTLLIPCDVTRDEDIQRVFTEVGQKYGKLHLLLHSVAYAPKDALEGKFVDTSREAFRVAHDVSAYSLVALARGAAPLMTEGGSIVAMSYYGAEKVVPHYNVMGVAKAALEASTRYLAYDLGPQKIRVNCISAGPMNTLAARGIAGFLDMMKHYEAHSPLKRNVAPDELGATGAFLASDGAAAITGQVLYVDCGYQIMGM; this is encoded by the coding sequence ATGACGCTTCTATCTGGAAAAATCGGAGTGGTGTTTGGGGTAGCGAACAAGCGATCCATTGCCTGGGCTATTGCCCAGGCTTGGCATAAGGCTGGCGCTCAGCTGGCGTTCACCTACCAAGGCGAACGCCTCAAGGAGAATGTGGAGGAATTAGCCTCAACCTTTGGAGCTGATACTTTGCTGATCCCTTGCGACGTGACCCGAGATGAGGACATCCAACGAGTCTTCACCGAGGTTGGCCAAAAGTATGGCAAGCTGCACCTCCTGCTGCATTCCGTGGCGTATGCTCCCAAGGACGCGCTGGAAGGAAAGTTCGTGGACACAAGTCGGGAAGCTTTCCGGGTAGCGCACGATGTGAGCGCCTATTCCTTGGTGGCATTGGCTCGGGGCGCTGCTCCCCTGATGACCGAAGGGGGAAGCATTGTGGCGATGAGCTACTACGGGGCGGAGAAGGTAGTGCCGCACTATAACGTCATGGGGGTGGCCAAGGCAGCTTTGGAAGCCAGCACTCGCTACCTCGCCTACGATCTGGGTCCGCAGAAAATCCGGGTTAACTGCATCAGTGCCGGCCCTATGAACACCCTGGCCGCTCGGGGTATCGCGGGCTTTTTGGACATGATGAAGCACTATGAGGCCCATTCCCCCCTCAAGCGAAATGTTGCTCCGGACGAGTTGGGGGCGACCGGCGCTTTCCTGGCGAGTGACGGCGCGGCCGCGATCACCGGGCAGGTCCTTTACGTGGATTGCGGGTATCAGATCATGGGCATGTAG
- the tadA gene encoding Flp pilus assembly complex ATPase component TadA produces the protein MSFLSLKNLISEVTQSTPDQVDAWSKAWRVAAENGGQESLIEFIARECGRSEETFLQELAKRLNWPFLELRSLSIPTEARNRISTKVAFQYSVIPANVVDGQLQVAVSNPFDPSMINSVQFDARSPVQFALAPRAEIDKALKKYYGVGAETLDELSKDEPMELVVAEDKEITEGDQEASVIKFVNQIVWEAFKDRATDIHFEPAEDELRIRYRIDGILHQTPMPPQLKHYQSSIISRIKVMAGMNIAEKRLPQDGRINVRIKGEEIDIRVSTVPTVYGESVSLRLLTRGKIFFGLEKLGFGGEEEAALREIIVKPHGIMLVTGPTGSGKSTSLYAFLSTINSVTKRIITIEEPVEYELKGINQIAVRSDIGLTFAVGLRHILRQDPNVIMVGEIRDLETAEIAIRAALTGHLVFSTLHTNDAPSAFTRLIDMGIEPFLVASSVEAVMAQRLVRRICPKCKVEQKVERDYLVKAGFPEAGMAQAKFWKGTGCEECRQLGYQGREGIHELMVMNDALRPLILNRSAASTIAAKAMDYGMKTLRTDGWKKALAGITTIEEVLRVTQSEEHMRSLVEEEKTDKWAKA, from the coding sequence GTGTCATTTTTATCGCTAAAGAACTTAATCTCGGAAGTTACCCAGTCCACTCCGGACCAGGTGGACGCGTGGAGTAAGGCGTGGCGAGTGGCGGCTGAGAACGGAGGCCAGGAGTCGCTCATCGAGTTTATCGCGCGCGAGTGCGGCCGATCCGAGGAAACCTTCCTGCAGGAGCTGGCCAAGCGACTCAACTGGCCCTTTCTGGAGCTGCGATCGCTTTCAATTCCGACGGAGGCTCGAAATCGGATTTCGACCAAGGTGGCCTTTCAGTATTCGGTCATCCCGGCTAACGTGGTCGATGGCCAGCTTCAGGTTGCCGTCAGCAACCCGTTTGATCCCTCGATGATCAACTCGGTGCAGTTCGATGCTCGATCACCGGTTCAGTTCGCTTTGGCGCCCCGAGCGGAAATCGATAAGGCGCTGAAGAAGTACTATGGCGTTGGCGCCGAGACTTTGGATGAGCTTTCCAAGGACGAGCCCATGGAGCTGGTGGTGGCGGAGGACAAGGAAATCACCGAAGGCGATCAGGAAGCCAGCGTCATCAAGTTCGTTAACCAGATCGTCTGGGAGGCCTTCAAGGACCGCGCAACGGATATTCATTTTGAGCCTGCGGAGGATGAGCTGCGAATCCGGTATCGCATTGACGGCATTTTGCATCAGACCCCGATGCCCCCGCAGCTGAAGCACTATCAGTCCTCCATCATCTCCCGCATCAAGGTCATGGCCGGGATGAACATCGCCGAGAAGCGGCTCCCGCAGGACGGACGCATTAATGTTCGCATCAAGGGCGAGGAGATCGACATCCGCGTTTCCACCGTTCCCACGGTGTATGGTGAAAGCGTGTCGTTGCGGTTGCTGACCCGCGGAAAGATCTTCTTTGGCCTGGAGAAGCTCGGATTTGGTGGGGAGGAGGAGGCGGCGCTCCGGGAGATTATTGTGAAGCCACACGGCATCATGTTGGTGACCGGGCCTACTGGCTCGGGAAAGTCCACCTCTCTGTATGCCTTCCTCAGCACCATCAACTCAGTGACCAAGCGGATCATCACGATTGAGGAGCCGGTTGAGTATGAGTTGAAGGGCATCAACCAGATCGCCGTGCGATCCGACATCGGACTGACCTTTGCCGTGGGCCTGCGGCACATTCTGCGGCAGGATCCGAACGTGATCATGGTTGGGGAAATTCGCGACTTGGAGACGGCGGAAATTGCCATTCGCGCCGCGCTGACCGGTCACTTGGTTTTTAGCACTCTGCACACGAATGACGCCCCGAGTGCCTTCACCCGGCTGATTGACATGGGGATCGAGCCGTTCCTGGTGGCGTCCTCGGTCGAGGCAGTGATGGCCCAACGTCTGGTTCGGCGGATTTGTCCCAAGTGCAAAGTGGAGCAGAAGGTGGAGCGAGACTATTTGGTGAAAGCGGGGTTTCCAGAGGCAGGTATGGCACAGGCGAAATTCTGGAAGGGAACCGGTTGCGAAGAGTGTCGGCAGCTGGGGTATCAGGGTCGCGAGGGCATTCACGAGCTGATGGTCATGAATGATGCACTGCGGCCGTTGATTCTGAACCGGTCCGCTGCGTCGACCATTGCGGCCAAAGCGATGGATTATGGAATGAAAACGTTGCGAACAGATGGATGGAAGAAGGCCTTGGCGGGCATCACCACCATCGAGGAAGTGCTTCGCGTGACGCAGAGCGAGGAGCATATGCGCTCGCTCGTTGAAGAGGAAAAAACTGACAAGTGGGCAAAGGCGTAA